One region of Wolbachia endosymbiont of Drosophila innubila genomic DNA includes:
- a CDS encoding helix-turn-helix domain-containing protein — MVLCVEKILDYEVGEKVKSWRLERGYTQKDLAEKIGVKYWVILQYEKGNRRISIKRLYAIAGALSVSITDLITASKEKIGFKNEEGEILNLVREYKKINDQELRRMFCLLTKFVKVSEKSSKKSEKIKIAKGLVKAGVSVDIVAKTIGLPADECIEEKVGSIYCQIGKKIKEWRLVREYTQKDLAEKMNTTRDEISNYEQGRVATPLGKLYEIAEALSISITDLLTEEDEGSRVENELPDLIKEYKEIESQELRNALIKSLFEGIRICEEKVREIERIKVAKDLVKGGISIDIILQAVGLPVDIVLDG, encoded by the coding sequence ATGGTTCTTTGCGTGGAAAAAATTCTAGACTATGAAGTAGGGGAAAAAGTGAAAAGTTGGAGGTTAGAGAGGGGGTATACTCAGAAAGATTTAGCTGAGAAAATTGGTGTAAAATACTGGGTAATACTGCAATATGAGAAAGGGAATCGTAGAATTTCAATCAAAAGGTTGTACGCTATAGCAGGTGCATTGTCAGTAAGTATTACCGATCTCATTACTGCATCAAAGGAGAAAATCGGCTTTAAAAATGAGGAAGGAGAAATATTAAATCTAGTAAGAGAATATAAAAAGATTAATGATCAGGAGTTACGTAGGATGTTTTGTTTATTAACTAAATTTGTCAAAGTTAGTGAAAAAAGTAGTAAAAAATCAGAAAAAATAAAAATTGCAAAGGGTTTGGTTAAAGCAGGAGTTTCTGTTGATATTGTTGCAAAAACAATTGGTCTGCCTGCTGATGAATGTATTGAAGAAAAAGTTGGTTCTATATACTGCCAAATAGGAAAAAAGATAAAAGAATGGAGGCTAGTGAGAGAGTATACTCAAAAGGATTTAGCAGAGAAAATGAATACAACACGTGACGAAATAAGCAACTATGAACAAGGACGCGTAGCTACTCCACTGGGAAAATTATATGAGATAGCAGAAGCATTATCGATTAGTATTACAGATCTACTAACAGAGGAAGATGAAGGTAGTAGAGTGGAAAATGAGCTACCTGATTTAATTAAAGAATACAAAGAAATTGAGAGCCAAGAACTACGTAATGCACTAATAAAATCTCTGTTTGAGGGAATACGTATTTGTGAGGAGAAAGTGAGAGAGATAGAAAGGATTAAAGTTGCAAAGGATCTAGTAAAAGGGGGAATTTCTATTGATATTATTTTGCAAGCAGTAGGTTTACCTGTTGATATAGTTTTGGATGGGTAG
- the iscX gene encoding Fe-S cluster assembly protein IscX, with protein MKWLDIEDIVEALEEKFPDENIISIRLTELKKKVLSLEEFDDDEKRCNEKILEAIQAAWIEERLTA; from the coding sequence ATGAAATGGCTTGATATAGAAGATATTGTAGAAGCTCTGGAAGAAAAATTTCCAGATGAGAATATAATTAGTATTAGATTGACTGAGCTTAAAAAAAAGGTATTGAGTTTAGAGGAATTTGATGATGATGAAAAACGCTGTAACGAAAAAATACTCGAAGCTATTCAAGCAGCTTGGATTGAGGAAAGATTAACTGCATAG
- the ubiE gene encoding bifunctional demethylmenaquinone methyltransferase/2-methoxy-6-polyprenyl-1,4-benzoquinol methylase UbiE, whose amino-acid sequence MSTIKIEKKSQLVKEVFDSVASRYDTMNDIMSLGMHRLWKDKMVNSVHFTKNSKVLDVAGGTGDIAIRVVRKEPSAKVTVCDINQNMLNRGRDKAINSNQINFDWVCASAESLPFEDSEFDYCTIAFGIRNVSDRKKALNEAHRVLKPHGKFICLEFAPMHYQNEIFTKLYDLYSFKVIPKIGSIVAKDKSSYEYLVRSIREFPTQADFKMEIEEVGFKNVEFHNMSYGIVALHIGTK is encoded by the coding sequence ATGTCTACTATAAAAATCGAGAAGAAATCACAATTAGTTAAAGAGGTATTCGATTCCGTGGCAAGTCGCTACGACACCATGAATGATATAATGAGCCTCGGAATGCACAGATTATGGAAAGATAAGATGGTAAATAGTGTGCATTTTACAAAAAACTCTAAGGTTTTAGATGTTGCTGGAGGAACTGGAGATATAGCAATAAGAGTAGTAAGAAAAGAGCCAAGTGCTAAGGTTACAGTATGCGATATAAATCAAAACATGCTAAACAGAGGACGTGATAAAGCTATAAATTCAAACCAAATTAATTTTGATTGGGTATGTGCAAGTGCAGAAAGTTTACCATTTGAAGACTCCGAATTTGATTATTGCACAATAGCTTTTGGCATTCGAAATGTTTCTGACCGCAAGAAGGCTTTAAATGAGGCGCACAGGGTATTAAAACCACATGGGAAATTTATCTGCTTAGAATTTGCCCCTATGCACTATCAAAATGAGATATTTACCAAACTTTATGACTTATATTCATTTAAAGTAATTCCTAAAATTGGCAGCATAGTTGCTAAAGACAAGAGTTCTTATGAATATTTAGTGAGGAGCATTAGAGAGTTTCCAACTCAGGCTGATTTTAAAATGGAAATTGAAGAGGTAGGCTTTAAGAATGTTGAGTTTCATAATATGAGCTATGGAATAGTGGCATTACACATTGGAACAAAATGA
- a CDS encoding RadC family protein, with protein sequence MNKSKEEIEFRILESKGKALLDREIMETFLSAVHERPQAQEIAKNLVHTYAGVGRILGREMDDLKVIEGVTDSAVAMIMCVKETLERVLREKLKGEPIMDLQGLVEYLNVSIGHSERECVKILYLNKRRQLVGEESYIGEMEKAPVYIKEIIRKALIKNATLIIMSHNHPGGSLEPSEEDQAVTKSLAAACSTVSVKLFDHIIITSGGYFSFKESGLL encoded by the coding sequence ATGAATAAAAGTAAAGAAGAAATAGAATTCAGAATATTAGAAAGCAAAGGCAAAGCTCTACTTGATCGTGAAATAATGGAAACATTTCTAAGTGCAGTACATGAAAGGCCACAAGCTCAAGAAATTGCTAAAAATCTGGTGCATACTTATGCAGGAGTAGGAAGGATTTTAGGTAGAGAAATGGATGATCTGAAAGTTATAGAAGGAGTAACTGATTCTGCAGTAGCAATGATTATGTGTGTTAAGGAAACACTAGAAAGGGTGCTGAGAGAAAAGCTCAAGGGAGAGCCAATAATGGACTTACAAGGGCTAGTAGAGTACTTGAACGTAAGTATAGGCCACTCAGAAAGGGAATGTGTAAAAATACTGTACTTGAATAAAAGGCGCCAATTAGTTGGAGAAGAATCCTATATTGGTGAAATGGAAAAAGCACCGGTGTACATAAAGGAGATTATAAGAAAAGCATTAATAAAAAATGCAACATTAATAATAATGTCACACAACCACCCTGGAGGAAGTTTAGAGCCGTCAGAAGAAGATCAAGCAGTAACAAAGAGCCTAGCAGCAGCGTGTAGTACTGTAAGCGTTAAATTGTTTGACCACATTATCATCACAAGTGGGGGCTATTTTAGTTTTAAGGAAAGTGGATTGTTATAG
- the lipA gene encoding lipoyl synthase — MHSKPQWLRAKAPTGEVFNETLNIVKLHNLHTVCEEAVCPNIGECWNKRHATVMILGSVCTRACAFCNVATGIPDKLDPHEPENLAKAIKKLNLKHVVITSVDRDDLPDGGANQFIQCIEEIRKITSETTIEILTPDFLNKKGAFEAIAVASPDVYNHNIETVPRLYAKIRPRARYFHSLYLLKMVKQINPKVFTKSGLMVGLGETKEEILQVMDDLRSAEVDFITIGQYLQPTPKHAKLDRYVTPEEFEHYKYIAYSKGFLVVASSPLTRSSYHAEEDFNRLKACR, encoded by the coding sequence ATGCATAGCAAACCTCAATGGCTCAGAGCAAAAGCTCCGACCGGTGAAGTATTCAATGAGACCTTAAACATCGTTAAACTGCATAACTTGCATACAGTGTGCGAAGAGGCTGTATGTCCAAACATTGGTGAATGTTGGAATAAACGTCATGCTACTGTGATGATTCTCGGTTCTGTTTGCACTCGTGCTTGTGCATTTTGCAACGTTGCAACTGGCATTCCTGATAAACTAGATCCTCATGAACCAGAAAATTTAGCAAAAGCAATAAAAAAGTTAAACTTAAAACATGTTGTCATTACTTCCGTTGATCGTGATGATTTGCCAGATGGTGGCGCAAATCAGTTTATACAGTGCATAGAAGAAATTAGAAAGATAACTTCAGAAACAACAATAGAGATTTTAACTCCTGATTTTTTAAATAAGAAAGGAGCATTTGAAGCAATCGCTGTTGCATCACCTGATGTCTATAACCACAATATTGAAACAGTGCCGAGATTGTATGCAAAAATAAGACCACGAGCTCGCTATTTTCATTCACTATATTTGTTGAAGATGGTAAAGCAGATTAATCCTAAAGTTTTCACAAAGTCAGGGCTTATGGTTGGTCTTGGAGAAACAAAAGAGGAAATACTTCAGGTTATGGACGATTTGCGCAGTGCTGAGGTTGATTTTATTACAATTGGTCAATATCTACAACCAACTCCAAAACATGCAAAACTTGATAGGTATGTTACCCCAGAAGAGTTTGAGCATTATAAATACATTGCTTACTCCAAAGGTTTCTTAGTGGTTGCATCAAGCCCACTAACTCGGTCATCATACCACGCTGAAGAAGATTTTAACAGGCTCAAGGCCTGTCGTTGA
- a CDS encoding helix-turn-helix domain-containing protein → MRKENNCSSFLDYKAIGQEVRNRRLAKRYTQKDLAGKIGVTYQIVLQYEKGTRKISIEKLYAIAEALSVSIVDLIPVSNEKIYLENKEEEILNLIREYKKISGQELRKVFCLLTKFARVGEENSKKTERIKIAKGLVKEGISIDIVSKTIGLSADECVEEKVGSIYCKIGKKIKEWRIVRGYTQKDLAEKMSTTRDEISNYEQGRVAIPLEKLYAIAETLSINIMDLLELTEDADDKVENELPNLIEEYKEIESQELRYVLIKSLLEGIQIYEEKVKRAEKMKIAKDLVKKGISTDIILQITGLSLDEIQQV, encoded by the coding sequence GTGAGAAAAGAGAATAACTGCTCTAGCTTTTTAGACTACAAAGCAATAGGACAGGAAGTAAGAAATCGTAGATTAGCGAAGAGATATACTCAAAAAGATTTAGCGGGAAAAATCGGCGTAACATATCAAATAGTACTACAATATGAAAAAGGAACACGAAAAATTTCGATTGAGAAATTGTACGCTATAGCGGAAGCATTGTCAGTAAGTATTGTGGATCTCATTCCTGTATCAAATGAGAAAATCTATCTTGAAAATAAAGAAGAAGAGATACTAAATTTAATAAGAGAATATAAAAAGATTAGCGGTCAGGAGTTACGTAAGGTATTTTGCTTATTAACCAAATTTGCCCGAGTTGGTGAAGAAAATAGTAAAAAAACAGAGAGAATAAAAATTGCAAAGGGTCTAGTTAAAGAAGGAATTTCTATCGATATTGTCTCGAAAACAATAGGTCTCTCTGCTGATGAGTGTGTTGAAGAAAAGGTTGGTTCTATATACTGCAAAATAGGAAAGAAGATAAAAGAGTGGAGGATAGTGAGAGGGTATACTCAAAAAGATTTAGCAGAGAAAATGAGTACAACACGTGACGAAATAAGCAACTATGAACAAGGACGTGTGGCTATTCCACTGGAAAAATTGTATGCAATAGCGGAAACATTATCGATTAATATCATGGACCTACTTGAACTAACAGAGGATGCAGATGATAAAGTGGAAAATGAATTACCGAATTTAATTGAAGAATACAAAGAAATTGAGAGTCAAGAATTACGGTATGTGCTAATAAAATCTCTGCTTGAAGGCATACAAATTTACGAAGAGAAAGTGAAAAGAGCAGAAAAGATGAAAATTGCAAAAGATTTAGTTAAAAAAGGAATTTCTACCGATATTATTTTGCAAATAACAGGCCTCTCTTTGGACGAAATTCAACAAGTTTAA
- the rpsD gene encoding 30S ribosomal protein S4, which translates to MTTVITRKYRISRRLGVNLWGRAKDPVNKRKYPPGQHGILGFKKLSDFGKQFAAHKKFKFYYAISSKQLRRTFLDAYNRKGYTADNFIGILESRLSSVLYHSGLVPTIYSAKQLISHKHVTVNDKVVNISSYRVKPGDIIKIRERAAKIPVVVEAEQKQERKAPDYLEADSKEHSVKYLRSPQYSEVPYSADMEVNLVVEFYSR; encoded by the coding sequence ATGACAACTGTTATCACTAGAAAGTATAGGATTAGCCGTAGACTTGGTGTAAATTTATGGGGTAGAGCTAAAGACCCAGTAAACAAAAGGAAATACCCTCCAGGTCAACATGGTATTCTTGGATTCAAGAAGTTATCCGACTTTGGTAAGCAGTTTGCTGCGCATAAGAAATTTAAGTTTTACTATGCGATTTCAAGTAAGCAGCTCAGACGTACATTTTTAGATGCTTATAACAGAAAGGGTTATACGGCTGATAATTTTATCGGTATCTTAGAATCGAGATTAAGTTCTGTTTTATACCACTCTGGTCTTGTTCCAACAATTTACTCAGCAAAGCAGCTCATATCTCACAAGCACGTTACAGTTAATGATAAGGTGGTTAACATATCGAGTTATCGAGTGAAGCCAGGTGATATAATAAAAATAAGAGAAAGGGCAGCAAAAATCCCTGTAGTAGTAGAGGCTGAACAAAAACAAGAGCGCAAGGCTCCGGATTATTTAGAAGCAGATAGTAAAGAGCATTCAGTGAAGTATTTGAGGTCACCTCAATATTCTGAGGTTCCTTATTCAGCAGACATGGAAGTCAATTTAGTAGTAGAGTTTTACTCTAGATAG
- a CDS encoding FtsW/RodA/SpoVE family cell cycle protein has translation MNIKLWYRTLDYYLILPVFFLLTISFILVYSASPVIAQRLSLPQDYFIRRHTIYIVLSLITLVTFSFLNTRTILNLSFAGFALFTILVATAIILGIEVKGAKRWLHIVKISVQPSEFVRPFFSVVIASILASEMKFKIHISIIIFLLVFVLLLLQPDFSMSMLLTYSFIGQMFIACIPFLYFLCIIGMATTGTTIAYLCLPHIKQRIYNFVFFTQRDNFQVTKSLEAFKRGQLTGVGPGEGSVKASLPDCHTDFVFSVLAEEFGLITCLATLMLFGIISARLLYIAYRENELFNLLVILGISMQFITQFIINIGVTLSVFPTTGITLPLLSYGGSSLLSSSIALGIMLSFSRNQAIALKFRERVMLGRYMD, from the coding sequence ATGAATATTAAACTCTGGTATAGAACGCTGGATTATTATCTCATCCTTCCAGTGTTTTTTTTGCTCACTATAAGCTTCATTCTTGTTTATTCAGCAAGCCCTGTAATTGCGCAGCGTCTTTCTCTACCACAGGATTATTTTATACGGCGCCATACAATTTATATAGTCCTGTCACTAATTACCTTGGTGACATTTTCTTTTCTCAACACAAGAACTATACTTAACCTCTCATTCGCAGGTTTCGCTTTATTTACTATTCTAGTAGCAACTGCGATAATACTTGGTATAGAGGTAAAAGGTGCGAAACGATGGTTACATATTGTCAAAATTTCTGTTCAACCATCTGAGTTCGTAAGGCCATTTTTTTCTGTTGTTATAGCTAGTATCTTGGCCAGCGAAATGAAGTTTAAAATACACATATCAATCATAATATTTCTGTTAGTTTTTGTGTTGTTACTTTTGCAACCTGATTTCAGTATGTCTATGCTTTTAACATATTCTTTTATCGGTCAAATGTTTATTGCATGTATACCATTTTTATACTTTCTATGCATAATAGGAATGGCCACAACTGGAACTACAATAGCTTACTTATGCCTCCCACATATAAAGCAAAGGATTTACAATTTTGTCTTTTTTACGCAGCGCGATAACTTTCAAGTCACAAAATCATTAGAAGCATTCAAAAGAGGTCAATTAACTGGAGTTGGACCTGGTGAAGGTAGCGTAAAAGCCTCTCTTCCTGATTGTCATACAGATTTTGTGTTTTCTGTTTTAGCAGAAGAATTTGGTTTGATTACGTGCTTAGCCACATTGATGTTATTTGGCATCATTTCCGCCCGCTTGCTTTACATTGCATATAGGGAAAATGAATTATTTAATCTGTTGGTGATTCTCGGTATCTCAATGCAATTCATCACACAATTCATAATAAACATAGGGGTAACATTGAGTGTTTTTCCTACCACCGGCATAACCCTGCCGTTACTTAGCTATGGTGGTTCTTCTCTTTTATCTTCGAGCATCGCACTTGGCATAATGCTGTCTTTCAGTAGAAACCAAGCTATCGCATTAAAGTTTCGTGAGCGTGTTATGCTTGGAAGGTATATGGACTAA
- a CDS encoding helix-turn-helix domain-containing protein: MFVSASNVSYGIGQKIENCRLMRGHTQIGLASQIGLTYKEVNSYENGYISIPIEVLYTIAKELSVSVTDLLPESVVVREYKDEDEEIFYLTKIYENQKLGKIVPSLVRFVHISEKINQEEARLEVAKNLVKEGVSVDIISQATGLSIYEYDNKEREICTDSIYYRIGQRIREWRLIRRYTQKDLADKVGLTLKEIHEYEIGYTAISFDKLYQIAEGLSVNIKVLLPKTNEDSELLNLLRKTEEQELVKKFLSRDMKNSKEKVKKTEKIKVAKNLVKAGVSTDVILRASGLTADECEN, translated from the coding sequence ATGTTTGTTTCTGCAAGCAATGTTAGTTATGGAATAGGGCAAAAAATAGAAAATTGTAGGTTAATGCGAGGGCATACTCAAATAGGATTAGCAAGCCAAATAGGTTTAACATACAAAGAAGTAAACAGCTATGAAAATGGGTATATTTCTATTCCAATTGAAGTATTATATACAATAGCAAAAGAACTATCGGTTAGTGTTACAGATCTACTACCTGAATCAGTAGTAGTAAGAGAGTATAAAGATGAAGACGAAGAAATATTCTATTTAACAAAAATATACGAGAATCAAAAGTTAGGCAAAATAGTACCTTCATTAGTCAGGTTTGTTCATATTAGCGAGAAAATTAATCAAGAAGAGGCAAGATTAGAGGTAGCAAAAAATCTAGTTAAAGAAGGAGTTTCAGTTGACATAATTTCCCAAGCAACGGGCTTATCTATTTACGAGTATGATAATAAAGAGAGAGAAATCTGCACTGATTCTATATACTACAGAATAGGGCAAAGAATAAGAGAATGGAGGCTAATAAGAAGATATACTCAAAAAGATTTGGCGGATAAAGTTGGTTTAACACTCAAGGAAATACACGAGTATGAAATAGGATACACTGCCATATCATTTGACAAATTATATCAAATAGCAGAAGGATTATCAGTGAATATTAAAGTTCTGCTGCCTAAAACAAATGAAGATAGTGAACTACTTAATTTACTAAGAAAAACTGAAGAGCAAGAATTAGTGAAGAAATTTTTATCTAGGGATATGAAGAATAGCAAAGAGAAAGTAAAAAAAACAGAAAAGATCAAGGTTGCGAAAAATCTAGTGAAGGCGGGTGTTTCTACTGATGTTATTTTGCGAGCAAGTGGCCTAACTGCTGATGAGTGTGAAAATTGA
- the rpmB gene encoding 50S ribosomal protein L28, giving the protein MSRVCELTNRKKSFGNKVSHSNRKTKRTFLLNLHKVTLTSDILNKKFRFRVATRTLRTIDYKGDLDAFLLNTRTIKLSEKAQKIKRRLKKVLVKQEVELAVSDA; this is encoded by the coding sequence GTGAGTAGAGTTTGTGAATTAACAAATAGAAAAAAATCTTTTGGTAATAAGGTATCACATTCGAATCGTAAAACAAAGCGTACCTTTCTTTTAAATTTACATAAGGTTACGTTGACAAGTGATATATTGAATAAAAAGTTTAGATTTCGTGTGGCAACAAGAACTTTGAGAACTATAGATTACAAAGGTGATTTAGATGCTTTTTTGCTCAACACAAGAACGATTAAACTAAGTGAGAAAGCGCAGAAGATAAAAAGAAGGTTGAAAAAAGTTTTAGTAAAGCAAGAGGTAGAGTTAGCAGTTTCAGATGCATAG
- the ltrA gene encoding group II intron reverse transcriptase/maturase, which produces MITSTTVSAPTNNSEAWNQLPWKKCQKVVMRLQRRIVKAVQQGRWGKVKTLQHLLTRSFSGKALAVKRVTENQGKNTAGVDRQIWSTCNTKFQGIKLLKQRGYKPSPLKRIYISKSNGKRRPLGIPTIKDRAMQALYLFALEPIAETISDRHSYGFRPKRSCADATVACHLLLASRNQLQWILEGDIKGCFDNINHEWLMKHIPMEKKILHSWLKAGFLESKTLYSTTAGTPQGSIISPILANLALNGLEKSLESQFGKLGSKRRSKIRSGVNVIRYADDFIISGITREVLENEVKPLVSSFLQERGLILSEEKTKITSITTGFDFLGCNVRRYNKKLIIKPSKESIKKLLNKARTLIKANIANTQAVLIKLLNSLLRGWENYYSHVCAKRAFNKIDHEIMCALWKWAKKRHPRKGLRWIKNRYFKVMKQRQWVFAAPICKNKPKEIRYLRLLRLIDIPIRRHVKIRADANPLDLKWKKYFDERVKQTKMLASSFSREGSLLLVSPLRMMFSEES; this is translated from the coding sequence ATGATTACAAGTACAACTGTAAGTGCACCTACCAATAACTCCGAAGCATGGAACCAGTTACCCTGGAAGAAATGCCAAAAAGTTGTTATGAGGCTACAGAGGCGTATTGTTAAGGCTGTCCAACAAGGCAGATGGGGTAAGGTGAAAACTTTACAACACCTTCTCACACGCTCTTTTAGCGGCAAAGCTTTGGCGGTTAAGAGAGTAACTGAAAACCAAGGAAAAAACACAGCAGGTGTAGATCGTCAAATATGGTCAACTTGCAACACAAAATTTCAAGGAATAAAGCTATTAAAACAAAGAGGATACAAACCTTCTCCGCTAAAACGGATATACATCAGTAAGTCTAATGGCAAAAGAAGACCTCTTGGAATCCCTACGATAAAAGATAGAGCCATGCAAGCATTATACTTGTTTGCTTTGGAACCGATAGCTGAAACGATCAGTGATCGTCACTCTTATGGTTTTAGACCAAAAAGATCCTGCGCAGACGCTACTGTGGCTTGCCACTTGTTACTGGCAAGCCGTAACCAACTACAATGGATACTCGAAGGTGATATTAAAGGGTGTTTTGATAACATTAACCATGAATGGCTCATGAAGCATATTCCTATGGAGAAGAAAATTCTTCATAGCTGGTTAAAAGCTGGCTTCCTAGAATCAAAAACTCTGTATTCCACAACTGCAGGTACCCCACAAGGTAGTATCATCTCTCCAATACTAGCAAATCTAGCCCTAAATGGACTTGAAAAATCATTGGAAAGTCAATTTGGTAAACTTGGCAGTAAAAGAAGAAGCAAAATCAGAAGTGGAGTAAATGTAATCAGGTACGCAGATGACTTTATCATTTCAGGAATCACACGTGAAGTACTGGAAAATGAAGTAAAACCTCTAGTATCGTCCTTTCTTCAGGAGAGAGGTCTTATCCTTTCCGAAGAGAAAACAAAAATTACATCTATTACAACAGGGTTTGACTTTCTTGGTTGTAATGTACGCAGGTATAATAAGAAGTTAATTATAAAACCTTCAAAAGAAAGTATTAAGAAACTTCTTAATAAAGCACGTACATTGATAAAGGCAAACATAGCGAACACTCAGGCCGTACTAATCAAGTTGCTCAATTCCCTATTAAGGGGATGGGAAAATTACTACAGCCATGTGTGTGCGAAAAGAGCTTTTAACAAAATAGACCATGAAATTATGTGTGCTCTATGGAAATGGGCAAAGAAAAGACATCCTCGTAAAGGATTACGTTGGATAAAGAATCGTTACTTCAAGGTAATGAAACAACGCCAATGGGTCTTTGCTGCACCCATATGCAAGAACAAACCGAAAGAGATAAGGTATTTAAGACTGCTTAGGTTGATTGATATACCTATCAGACGACATGTTAAAATCAGGGCGGATGCAAATCCACTTGACTTAAAATGGAAAAAGTATTTTGATGAAAGAGTGAAACAAACAAAAATGTTAGCAAGCTCTTTCTCAAGAGAAGGTTCTCTGCTGTTGGTGTCACCATTAAGAATGATGTTTTCTGAGGAATCATGA
- a CDS encoding DUF721 domain-containing protein — MLKRSGPKKLKSIIENYALKCMKNKISKNEIRLILNWRNIVGKEIAECTKPKKISYAQNINSGVLHLVVTNGSKALEIQHMISLIIEKITIFFGYKAVYGIKIKQESIDYLTI, encoded by the coding sequence ATGCTCAAACGTAGCGGTCCAAAAAAATTAAAGTCTATAATTGAAAACTATGCATTAAAATGCATGAAAAATAAGATTAGTAAAAATGAAATACGTCTTATTTTAAACTGGCGAAATATAGTAGGGAAAGAAATAGCAGAGTGTACAAAACCGAAAAAGATCTCATATGCACAGAATATAAATTCGGGTGTGTTGCATCTGGTAGTAACAAATGGCAGCAAAGCATTGGAAATTCAGCATATGATTTCTCTTATAATAGAAAAAATTACGATATTTTTTGGTTATAAAGCAGTATATGGTATAAAAATTAAGCAAGAGAGTATTGACTATTTGACTATATAA
- a CDS encoding Rpn family recombination-promoting nuclease/putative transposase, with the protein MKDKPVREKKDLDKGLKRSVEKPACCVSKGGSSSNTTSLPNQVAKTKGFEKRAQLYAAKAYSRQADKSGKYVDLKKIFFIAISNCTLFPDKLDYISSHTIRDEKTNEHDLKDFQFIFIELPKFPKSREEQLESVVDRWLFFFKYADETTDEDLRKIAEKSPIIKLAYDELDKFHWNEKDLITYEERIMDLRKEEAILEYRLDLAKEEGRKEREIEVAKNLLKAGVSIDIIAQTTGLSMSEIKELQN; encoded by the coding sequence ATGAAGGACAAGCCGGTTCGAGAAAAGAAGGACTTAGATAAGGGGCTCAAGCGTAGTGTGGAGAAACCTGCATGCTGCGTTTCTAAGGGAGGGAGTAGTAGCAATACTACTTCCTTACCTAACCAGGTCGCTAAAACTAAGGGCTTTGAAAAACGCGCACAACTTTATGCTGCTAAGGCTTACTCAAGACAAGCTGATAAATCTGGTAAATACGTTGATTTAAAGAAGATTTTCTTTATCGCGATTTCAAATTGTACCTTATTCCCTGATAAGCTTGACTATATATCTAGCCATACCATAAGAGATGAAAAAACCAATGAGCATGACTTAAAAGATTTTCAATTTATCTTCATAGAGCTGCCAAAATTTCCTAAGAGTAGAGAAGAACAACTAGAAAGTGTAGTAGACCGTTGGCTATTTTTTTTCAAATATGCAGATGAAACAACGGACGAAGATCTCAGAAAAATTGCGGAAAAATCACCAATAATAAAGCTAGCATATGATGAATTAGATAAGTTTCACTGGAATGAAAAAGATCTAATAACTTATGAAGAAAGAATAATGGATCTGCGCAAAGAAGAAGCCATTCTTGAATACAGACTTGATCTTGCTAAAGAGGAAGGTAGAAAAGAGAGGGAAATTGAAGTCGCAAAGAATCTACTTAAAGCAGGTGTTTCTATTGATATCATAGCTCAAACTACTGGTCTTTCTATGAGTGAGATCAAAGAATTGCAGAATTAA